attatcagcaaccatcactcctgtgttccaatggcacgttgtgttagctaatccaagtttatcattttaaaaggctaattgatcattagaaaacccttttgcaattatgttagcacagctgaaaactgttgtcctgattaaagaagcaataaaactgacctttagactagttgagtatctggagcatcagcatttgtgggttcgattacaggctcagatTTAAATCTCTGTTAGGAACTTGAAAGAGGGGGAGTCTAAAAATGCAACAACTAGGATGGGCTGCTAATATGACTGGAATTGTGCCTTTGGCTCTGGACAACGAAAGAAAGTTGATAcgaaaatcaatagaacaggagcGAAATGACATATCAGTGGGTCCAATAGGGAAGTACatggaaatacatttgccaaatgtacactaccgttcaaaagtttggggtcacttagaaatgtccttgtttttacgGAATCACTATCAGGTGCACTGTTTAGAATAGTGATTTACAGCAAATTGCATTTAGGCAAATATTTGAAAATGATGTTTTATTGGCTGCTTCATTACATGAGTtacatgttctgttaagatgcaTTACCATAATCTAAGTGTGATTTCTGttattctgagcaccgtgggtggatgcCCTAATGGGTTACTCACCCAATGCATGTGGgtccggtaaatttctcaaattGCCAGTAAATTAAAATATTCCCGGTCACATTGTCCGGACTCTcacacccctcccctctctatcacaGAGTGAGTGCAGCATTCAGCCTCTCGTTTACACCCTCATTCACTCACTCCATCTCAGGCGGTGTGGAAGCTGTGCTGGATTTTACCACTCATCCGTTTGCAACGGAATAGAGTAGGGAGTGatagagaggggaaaagagagagagggagcggagaGGATCGGCCATGGGGCAGTTGTGTTGCTTTCCCTTCTCCCGAGCGGAGGAGAAgatcagtaagtgtgtgtgtgtgtctgtcttatgGTTTGCATGTGGCTGGGACTCTAAATCAGATCTATAGGAGAAATAAAGGGGCTCATAATTGTATTGTGTGTGTCTAAGTGTCCATaattgtgtttgtattgtgtgtgtgggggtaagtATGTGattttgtgtgcgtgtgtacttGTATTTGCACTTTAGGTCTCATCTTGGCATTGCGGAGGAGTTTACAGTCCAACACCGTGCACATGCCATAAATGTGCGTGCTCCTGTCTCTGTAACTAGTGTGTAAATGTGGACTTGGGGCTGTCTGTCAAAGTGACAGTTTCTCTTTCTAGAGCTGCTGTGTGCTAACAGCCTCtccagcaatggacattgcagCACTCTCAGCACTGGCAGCTCCCATGCTGCCAACCAATTAATTTTTCATTTCTCAAGACATTTTTATGAGTTGGTCCAAAGGTCTAGCCAGTCTGGCAAAGCTAGGTTAAATTGGGATGTATTTTTTGATTTGGCAGGATTTTCTGTCTgcattctttctctgtctccaacTCTATGCAGCCCTTTCTCTGAAACACTGCAGTCAGAGAGCTTGCCTTgttttgagagcctgtttgccCTACTTCTAGCTAGGGggtgagggggagtgagagagggaaaatagagggagtgagaggggtgAATAGGTTTGTTGTAAGAGGTCAGATGCTTGTTGGGTGATGACTGACGTCGCCACCCCTCGTGAGCACAGCTGGGTGCGAGAAGCGTGTGCTCGTTTGGCCGCTGGCTGGCCGTGTGAATACTGTATTTTCCATGGAAAAAGGGGCTGTCTTTTGTTCCACCGGCACAAACTATGAGCCCAGAGCCTCTGACAACCCCGACAGGGCTACATAATGGCTTTGGGATTTTAAAAGGCAGCATGGCGGagaggggtggggtggtggtaaGAGGGGGGGATTGTACCCAGCTAGAGCTGATCGGTATGCCTGTCCTTCACAGTGCAGTTAGCAGCCACTGGAGGAGGAAAGCTGGGGGAATGACTCagaacaaagacacacacacagaaaatcaGTGCTAGTTGCCTTATTTGTATCTGTGATACAATTCTCATTTCAGTGTGTTCTACGCTGCATCCATATTGCGAGAGAAACCTTGATTGGTTTCTTGCTATGGCCTAATGGCATTGTTGTCCTGCTTATTGCTGCCTGTCtgcactcctctctgtctgtcattctgctTGATTTTATGCAGCCACTGTGCCCTGGGGAAAGAGGGCACTCCTTTTCTCTCCTGCCATTTGTTCTTTACTCCGTCTCATACtggatgttttatttttttaaatttgatttcacctttatttaaccaggtaggctagttgagaacaagttctcatttacaacggcgacctggccaagataaagcaaagcatgtctctctatcacacacacagcctttgcTAACTTCGTTAGGACAGATTGGAGCTGAGACCCAATGACAATCTTGTCAGGCCACCAGGCCCCCTGGCGCCTCATTTCCCTCAGATGACCTGGTGATTTAGGAGGAACTCTCCTCTCAGGATCTCTCTAATGGAGCTGCCGTTTCCTCAGGAAATCCCTCCAGGCTGGCTCCACCGCACAGCTCCCCCTCCCGGGGATGGAGGAAAACAACTTAAATTTCTGGCATTTCTAATGAAATGTCTGGCCacgagtggaggagagagggcaacagagagacagactgagtgaGTGGTGTTCGATACCTGCATAGTTCAATACTCTCAAACTCATTCTAATGCTATCGCCATGATTACGAGAATGGGTTTGGGCTTCCCTCGTCTCAGTCCAAATGAAAAGGTGAACCACTTCTCTCTCTGATACGCCCTGCTGGCCAGCTCTTAATCTGTCAGCCTTATCTTACACACTATTGTTGGTGCTGATGGAGCATTTACTGCTCTCATAAGGTTGTGCAGCAGCTAATGGAATAGAGTTTAGCCTCTCAGGCGGCTCAATATTCTAGTTAGAGTGGAAGAGAAAAAGTCTGTAGTCTATGATGTTCAGGTTTGGTGTCAGTCAACGCAAAGCTGTCTCTAGGTGTGATGTATGCATacctagaaatagaatgactagtataTAGTTCTATGGATGTATGCATacctagaaatagaatgactagtataTAGTTCTATGGATGTATGCATacctagaaatagaatgactagtaCATAGTTCTATGGATGTATGCATacctagaaatagaatgactagcaTAGAGTTCAATGGATGTATGCACAACCTTATATGTATTGTACACTGTGTCTCTGTTCTGAGGACTTCCATGGTTCAAAGTGCACTCTCCTGCCTTGATTGAGTTATGTTTTTCTTCACACTTCTGATAACTAACTTCTACACGTGTCACTAATATCACTAATATACCGGCACACACTTTATTCTAATCTTCACACtgtaggtaaaaaaaaaaaaaagttattactTTGCAGTCTAAAGAAAGCAAATAATTTATCCACCTTTGCTGTAAGTATTTAATTAAATGTCTTGGAGATGGAGACTCATCCCTAAGAGAGAATAATACACTTAATCTTTCTTAAACTGACTACTTGATTCTGTAACACAGTGGTCCTCTGAGTACAAGACCATAAAGCACCATAAATCTAATGTGTGAGGTATTTTTGAGGTACTACTTCAAAATGAGTGTTGACATTTATCAAACTCAAAGCATTCAGTACTGCAATCAAGGTATCCTCTGTCAATCAATTAAAATATTTATGGCCAATCCAAAAAATGAATACGCTAATTGCCACACAATCTCCTCTGATTGTGAGAAATGGAGTCTGATTTAAATTGAGAAGTGCTATTCTGTTGCTAAATGGCTATTGTTTGTCTtgcagatctttttcagagcggGCCTCGGGCTGCTCGGACAAGTACGTGCCTCTCTCTCAGTGGGCTCTCTGAGGCCCAAAGCACCATTTTATTTAATGCACTGTATTCTCCCTGACTCCCTCCCTTGACATGTTATTGTGTAACTAGCTGACTGACTCACAAACACTACTGGAGCAACAGCATGAAAGAGTGATAGCAGTGTTTGTCCTGCTTTAGTCTCAGCTAGCTTCTCAGTGTTCTCACTGTCAATACCCAATCCCCTGTCATTCTAATGCACAATCCCAACTCTAACACACTGGCAGACTGTCACTGATACAATAGCTAACAAGAGAACATTACTGCAGCCACTGAATATCTCATGCAACTATAGCCACAGTAAATTCACAAATTCCCTTAGTAACAGGTCACTTAATTTCTCAAATGTACTTCCCAGTCTATTTGTGATTGTGCTTTGATACTGTATGATCTTACCATCACTACTAACTGATTAACTTTGAGCCATGAAGCGCTTTTAACCAAGGAGCTTTTGTTGTGTTGACAGTAGGTGACACTGAGCTGGAATAGAGTAATATAGCCTAGAGCTGCTAGGCTGCATGGTGTGAGTGGTAACAGGGTAGTGACGCTAGCTGTTGTGGTGTCGTTGGTTGTATAGGTGTCAAGAGGGGTCCGGAGCCTGACGATGAGGAGCTTGTGAGCCTGAGTAAGAGGCTGGTGGAAGACGCCGTGCTGCTAGCCATGCAGCAGTTCATGGACGAGACTCAACACAACGGGGCCGCGTCATCCGACCCGGCGCGGCCCTCAGACAACCTCAACACTAACGCTGTCAAAACAACCGACACCAGTGCCAGCAGCAAGTGACCACAGCTAATTCCCCCAGGCAGCACTGGACACTAACCAGTCAGGCAGGAACtcaggcagtcagccagccaaccgGCCCAGGAGCCAATGGGCAGTACTGTTACTGGATCAAGCCCAGTTGAGGTGTTTTTACTAGAGAAGGAAGAAAGGTTTTGGGGGCAAAACTCTCGATTGCGTGTGGAATCCAAATGCAGATTTTTTGTGTACTTGATTTTGTGTACCTGATTGTCACCAATGCTCAAGGCAGCCTCGCTCCACACAATCCCTCCTGTCATGTCTGTCAGTCCATCTGTCTAGTGTGGACCTTTGTTCATTCTTGTTTTATCTGTGCCCTGGGAGAAAGAGTTGGCCTTCTGAAGGAAATTTCTGTTCTGATTAATATGCTGCGTGAGGTGTGGGTCGTTCCAATGCTCAGAGTGGAGCTGACATGTCAcgacacacactacagactgatctTGGTTAGGTTAGGCTGTACCTCGGCCCTCTACAAGGTGCAGTCAGTACAAAGACATTCACCGTCTTTCTACTAAGCTAAAACAAAATAGCACTACAAAAGGAACTGCAACTCAAAAACCTGAGACCAGGGGAAATGAGCTCATCTATGCAGCTAGACAATATGCTGTGAACTATGTTTACATGATCCTGTCTCATGTGTGCTGTATGTGGCTAAAACTTGAAAAGGTAAATGAAGAGTGGGTCCCATGTGCTACCTGTGGTAAAATATGCAAATTCAAATATGACAAAAAGGTTGACCTACCAGAAATGAAGATCATGTTAGGttcgtgtttgtttgtttgtccccTGTAGGAGGGGCTGGTGATGCAGCAGGCCTGGTTAGGAAGGCCCGGTGCACACACAACCGGTCTCTGTCTCAGAAACTACAGGACATAAAGGAGCATCTATCCCAGCCGGCTGTCCGAGCTAGCATCCGCTGGGAGATCTCTGGCACCTGACTGAACACTCCCAGCTCCCACCAGCAGGGCGGAGACAGCACCAAGGAACTACAGATACTGTAGTAGGCTAGTGTACTACACACAGTagatagatacagtgcattcggaaagtattcagaccccttgactttttccatattttgttacgttacagccttattctaaaatggattgaatgtttttttcccttcatcaatctacacacaataccccataatgacaaagcaaaaactgtttttaaaaAGTTTTAGCAATTTTATAAAGAATTAtaataactgaaatatcatattaccattagtattcagaccctttactcagtactttgttgaagcacctttggtagcgattacagcatcgagtcttcttgggtatgacgctacaagcttggcatgcctgtatttagggagtttctcccattcttctctgtatatcctctcaagctctgtcaggttggatggggagtgtcgctgcacagctattttcaggtctctccagagatgttagatcgggttcaagtccaggctctggctgggccactcaaggacattcagagacttgtcccgaagccactcctgcattgtcttggctgtgtgcttagggttgttatcctgttggaaggagaacctttgccccagtctgaggtcctgagcgctctggagcaggttttcatcaaggatctctctgtactttactttgttcatctttccctcgatccagacttgtctaccagtccctgccgctgaaaaacatccccacagcatgatgatgccacgaccatgcttcgccgtagggatggtgccatgcttcctccagacgtgacgcttggcattcaggtcagagatcaatcttggtttcaccagaccagagaatgttatttctcatggtctgagagtcctttaggtgccttttggcaaactccaagcgggctgttgtgccttttactgagtgacttccgtctggcgaCTATTATAaatacctgattggtggagtgctgcagagatggttgtcctcctggaaggactatcccatctccacagaggaacactggagctctgtcagagtgaccatcgggttcttggtcacctctctgaccaagt
The window above is part of the Salmo salar chromosome ssa15, Ssal_v3.1, whole genome shotgun sequence genome. Proteins encoded here:
- the LOC123723884 gene encoding A-kinase anchor protein 7 isoforms alpha and beta isoform X1, coding for MGQLCCFPFSRAEEKINLFQSGPRAARTSVKRGPEPDDEELVSLSKRLVEDAVLLAMQQFMDETQHNGAASSDPARPSDNLNTNAVKTTDTSASSK
- the LOC123723884 gene encoding A-kinase anchor protein 7 isoform X2, which gives rise to MGQLCCFPFSRAEEKISVKRGPEPDDEELVSLSKRLVEDAVLLAMQQFMDETQHNGAASSDPARPSDNLNTNAVKTTDTSASSK